From a region of the Tateyamaria omphalii genome:
- a CDS encoding thiolase family protein: MKPVVIAGAARTPMGGFQGALSDMSASALGGIAIKAALDGAGASTVDEVLMGCVLPAGQGQAPARQAGFAAGLGEDVPATTLNKMCGSGMKAAMMAFDQIALGHAETMIAGGMESMTNAPYMLPKMRGGARLGHGQVVDHMFLDGLEDAYDKGRLMGTFAEDCAETYQFTRDVQDEFALTSLSRAQSAIESGAFDGEVAAVEVKTRKGSIVVDADEQPGTARPDKIPHLKPAFRDGGTVTAANSSSISDGAAALVVASEDAAEAQGLTVRARILGHASHAQAPGLFTTAPVPAAQKLMDRIGWTKDDVDLWEVNEAFAVVPLAFMREMGLSHDVVNVNGGACALGHPIGASGARIMVTLLNALEKRNLKRGIAAICIGGGEGTAIAIERP; the protein is encoded by the coding sequence ATGAAACCAGTCGTGATCGCCGGGGCCGCGCGCACCCCCATGGGCGGATTTCAGGGGGCGCTGTCCGACATGTCGGCATCTGCGCTGGGCGGGATCGCGATCAAGGCGGCGCTTGACGGCGCAGGTGCGTCCACCGTGGACGAGGTGCTGATGGGCTGCGTCCTGCCCGCCGGTCAGGGCCAGGCCCCTGCGCGTCAGGCCGGGTTTGCCGCAGGTCTGGGCGAGGATGTCCCTGCCACGACGCTCAACAAGATGTGCGGATCGGGGATGAAGGCGGCGATGATGGCCTTCGACCAGATCGCGCTGGGCCACGCAGAGACCATGATCGCCGGCGGGATGGAGAGTATGACCAATGCCCCTTACATGCTGCCCAAGATGCGCGGTGGAGCGCGTTTGGGCCACGGTCAGGTGGTTGATCACATGTTCCTGGACGGGCTCGAGGACGCCTACGACAAGGGGCGTCTGATGGGCACCTTCGCCGAAGACTGCGCGGAGACTTACCAGTTCACCCGCGATGTGCAGGATGAATTTGCGCTGACGTCGCTCAGCCGGGCGCAGTCGGCAATTGAAAGCGGCGCATTTGATGGAGAGGTGGCGGCGGTTGAGGTCAAGACCCGCAAGGGCAGCATCGTTGTGGACGCCGATGAACAACCCGGCACGGCGCGCCCTGACAAGATCCCGCACCTCAAACCCGCCTTTCGCGATGGTGGCACCGTAACGGCGGCGAACTCCTCTTCGATCTCGGATGGGGCGGCAGCGTTGGTTGTGGCGTCTGAAGATGCGGCTGAAGCGCAGGGTCTGACCGTTCGCGCCCGCATCTTGGGTCACGCCAGCCATGCTCAGGCACCGGGCCTGTTCACCACAGCCCCCGTGCCTGCAGCGCAGAAGCTGATGGACCGCATCGGCTGGACCAAAGACGACGTGGACCTGTGGGAAGTCAACGAAGCCTTCGCTGTTGTCCCGTTGGCCTTCATGCGCGAAATGGGGCTGAGCCATGATGTCGTGAACGTCAACGGCGGCGCTTGTGCGCTTGGCCACCCCATCGGCGCATCGGGCGCACGCATCATGGTCACCTTGCTGAACGCGCTTGAAAAGCGGAACCTCAAACGGGGCATCGCCGCCATCTGCATCGGCGGGGGTGAAGGAACCGCGATCGCGATTGAGCGGCCCTAG
- a CDS encoding ATP-binding protein: MTQTTFLPAFHISVVSGQLAVRQALAQLLDGLKPLALDVEEAGTVELVMAEALNNIVEHAYPETDADGPISITCAHQKDGLHLTVVDSGRAMPDGQTPVGTAADIDVDLCDMPEGGFGWFLIKDLAKDVTYKRHNAQNQLRLRLAVALA, translated from the coding sequence ATGACCCAAACGACCTTTCTGCCAGCCTTTCACATCTCTGTCGTCAGTGGGCAGCTTGCCGTTCGGCAGGCGTTGGCGCAACTCCTTGACGGGCTGAAACCCCTCGCGCTGGACGTGGAAGAGGCGGGGACGGTCGAACTGGTGATGGCCGAGGCGCTGAACAACATCGTAGAGCACGCATATCCCGAAACCGATGCGGACGGCCCCATCAGCATCACCTGCGCACATCAAAAGGACGGTCTGCATCTGACAGTAGTCGATTCGGGCCGCGCCATGCCAGACGGCCAAACGCCCGTTGGCACAGCAGCCGACATCGACGTCGATCTCTGTGACATGCCCGAGGGCGGCTTTGGTTGGTTCCTGATCAAGGATCTGGCCAAGGACGTCACCTACAAGCGTCACAACGCGCAAAACCAGCTGCGCCTGCGTCTTGCCGTAGCCTTGGCCTAG
- a CDS encoding helix-turn-helix domain-containing protein, whose translation MLQSDPNIAHSLGADLRALRKARGLTLQDMANALGRSVGWISQVERDLSEPSITDLRHIAAKLDIAVSTLFRRGAAPAREEGYVVRSGARRPIGSRTAGLVEELLSPDLTDDFEMVHSTFEPHSEIADAVTRPTQEVGYLISGRLELEIAGQTFAIAPGDSFRIRGEPFRWKNPHDAPAVAIWVIAPPVY comes from the coding sequence ATGCTGCAATCTGATCCGAACATTGCCCACAGTCTTGGCGCCGACTTGCGCGCATTGCGCAAAGCGCGCGGTCTGACGCTGCAGGATATGGCGAACGCGCTTGGCCGGTCCGTCGGCTGGATCAGCCAGGTGGAGCGCGACCTGTCCGAGCCGTCGATCACCGATCTGCGCCACATCGCCGCCAAACTCGATATTGCCGTCTCAACACTGTTTCGCCGAGGTGCTGCCCCTGCGCGTGAGGAAGGATACGTTGTGCGCAGTGGCGCGCGCCGCCCCATCGGCTCCCGCACGGCTGGGCTGGTCGAAGAGTTGCTGTCCCCGGACCTCACCGACGATTTCGAGATGGTGCACTCCACGTTCGAACCCCACAGCGAGATCGCCGACGCCGTCACCCGGCCGACGCAGGAGGTCGGATACCTGATCTCTGGGCGCCTCGAGCTTGAGATTGCGGGCCAGACATTCGCCATCGCACCGGGCGATAGTTTCCGCATCCGTGGCGAGCCGTTTCGCTGGAAAAACCCACATGATGCCCCCGCGGTTGCGATCTGGGTCATCGCGCCGCCGGTGTACTGA
- a CDS encoding gamma-glutamyltransferase family protein, producing MRDFHLPGRSPVLATSGMCATSHPLAAQAAIDILKSGGNAMDAAIAGAVLLGICEPQMTGIGGDCFVLWSAPDGSIHGLNGSGRAPTALDAADLRAAGEATVPTHSAHAITIPGAIDAFCTLADRVGHLGIDRLLVPAIHYAEAGVPVAPRVAFDWASDQTVLQGAARNAFLINGTAPGKGQIFAAPGQAEVLRRIAKNGRDGFYTGEVAEDMLAALTAAGGKHTAADFAATACTDTTPIRSTYNGIDLVEHPPNGHGATANLMLNILTHFDIAAMDPWGTERTHIEAEAAKLAYDARNRFLADADYTTRLDHMMAPETAAHLAALIDPKRAMPNATTISEQVHKDTIYITVVDRDGMAVSLIYSIFHGFGSGIATDKFGILFQNRGAGFTLEEGHPNELKGGKRPMHTIIPGMLAKENKTFMPFGVMGGAYQPNGHARFVSNLTDFALDPQSAIDAPRAFSDAGNMKVERGYTDTVRADLSDMGHAVSIPDTAIGGAQAIMIRDDGVLEGASDPRKDGCALGY from the coding sequence ATGCGTGACTTTCACCTGCCTGGCCGCTCACCGGTCCTTGCAACATCAGGCATGTGTGCGACGTCGCATCCCCTGGCGGCTCAAGCGGCGATCGACATCCTGAAATCAGGTGGCAACGCCATGGACGCGGCCATTGCAGGCGCGGTTCTGCTGGGAATTTGCGAACCTCAGATGACCGGCATCGGCGGGGATTGTTTTGTGCTTTGGTCGGCACCCGATGGCAGCATCCACGGCCTCAACGGATCCGGCCGCGCCCCAACCGCTCTGGACGCCGCCGATTTGCGCGCCGCAGGCGAAGCAACAGTTCCCACGCACAGCGCCCATGCCATCACAATCCCCGGCGCCATTGACGCGTTTTGCACACTCGCAGATCGTGTCGGGCACCTTGGCATCGACCGCCTGCTTGTCCCCGCGATCCACTATGCAGAGGCGGGAGTGCCCGTCGCCCCGCGCGTCGCCTTTGACTGGGCCAGCGACCAGACTGTCCTGCAAGGGGCGGCGCGCAACGCATTCCTGATCAACGGCACGGCGCCAGGCAAAGGCCAGATCTTTGCCGCACCCGGCCAGGCGGAAGTGCTGCGGCGCATCGCCAAAAACGGGCGCGACGGCTTCTATACCGGCGAAGTGGCCGAGGATATGCTGGCCGCCTTGACCGCCGCCGGCGGAAAACACACCGCCGCAGACTTCGCAGCCACCGCCTGCACCGACACCACGCCGATCCGCAGCACCTACAACGGCATCGACCTGGTCGAACATCCGCCAAACGGGCACGGCGCCACCGCCAACCTGATGCTGAACATCCTCACGCATTTCGACATCGCGGCCATGGACCCATGGGGCACGGAACGCACGCATATCGAGGCCGAGGCGGCCAAGCTGGCCTATGACGCGCGCAACCGGTTTCTGGCCGACGCGGACTATACCACCCGGCTCGACCACATGATGGCGCCCGAAACAGCTGCACACCTCGCCGCCCTGATCGACCCGAAACGGGCGATGCCGAATGCAACGACGATCAGCGAACAGGTGCACAAGGATACGATCTACATCACAGTCGTGGACCGGGACGGCATGGCCGTTTCGCTGATCTATTCGATCTTTCACGGCTTCGGCTCGGGCATCGCCACGGACAAATTCGGCATCCTCTTCCAGAACCGCGGCGCGGGCTTCACACTGGAAGAAGGGCACCCCAATGAGCTCAAGGGCGGCAAGCGACCCATGCACACGATCATCCCCGGCATGTTGGCCAAAGAAAACAAAACGTTCATGCCTTTCGGCGTCATGGGCGGCGCCTACCAGCCCAACGGGCACGCGCGGTTCGTGTCAAACCTGACCGACTTCGCGCTTGATCCACAAAGCGCCATCGACGCGCCCCGGGCCTTCTCCGACGCGGGCAATATGAAGGTCGAGCGGGGTTACACCGACACCGTCCGGGCCGACCTGTCCGACATGGGGCACGCCGTCAGCATCCCCGATACGGCCATCGGCGGCGCTCAGGCGATCATGATCCGCGACGACGGCGTCCTGGAAGGG
- a CDS encoding homocysteine S-methyltransferase family protein codes for MAEITLLDGGMGQELVHRAGDKPTPLWSTQIMLDHPGMVTAVHRDFFAAGATIATTNSYAIHHDRLTDTPVEGAFTALHQSALYEARTARREHGAGRIAGAIGPLRASYRPDLHPPADEAVPLFAEVAELLAPGCDLLICETVASVAHARDILAASVPLGLPVWLALTVDDRDGSRLRSGEPVADVVPVAEDGGAAAILINCSTPEAIPPALAALKGTTLPIGAYANGFEQIAEGFLEDKPTVDSLTLRRDFTPELYADHVMQWVASGATIVGGCCEVSPAHIAEIARRLRAAGHTII; via the coding sequence ATGGCAGAGATCACACTTCTTGACGGTGGCATGGGCCAGGAACTGGTGCACCGCGCCGGGGACAAGCCCACGCCGCTATGGTCCACACAGATCATGCTGGATCATCCCGGCATGGTCACGGCCGTGCACAGGGATTTCTTTGCTGCCGGGGCCACGATTGCCACGACCAACAGCTATGCCATCCACCACGACCGTCTGACGGATACCCCGGTTGAGGGCGCGTTTACGGCCCTGCACCAAAGCGCGCTTTACGAGGCGCGGACGGCGCGGCGCGAACATGGCGCCGGCCGTATTGCCGGTGCCATTGGCCCGTTGCGGGCGAGCTACCGGCCGGATCTGCATCCCCCCGCCGACGAGGCTGTCCCGCTTTTTGCGGAGGTGGCCGAATTGCTGGCGCCTGGCTGTGATCTGCTGATCTGCGAAACGGTTGCGTCAGTCGCCCATGCGCGCGACATCCTTGCCGCCAGTGTGCCGCTGGGCTTGCCCGTCTGGCTGGCGCTCACGGTCGATGACCGCGATGGGTCGCGCCTGCGCTCGGGTGAACCGGTCGCTGATGTTGTGCCTGTCGCCGAGGACGGCGGTGCCGCCGCCATCCTGATCAACTGCTCGACGCCCGAGGCCATCCCGCCCGCCCTCGCGGCGCTCAAGGGCACGACCCTGCCCATTGGCGCCTATGCCAACGGGTTCGAACAGATCGCCGAAGGGTTCCTCGAGGACAAACCAACCGTCGATAGCCTGACCCTGCGCCGCGACTTTACGCCCGAACTTTACGCCGACCACGTCATGCAATGGGTCGCCTCCGGCGCCACCATCGTCGGCGGCTGTTGCGAAGTCAGCCCCGCCCATATTGCCGAAATCGCCCGCCGCCTGCGCGCTGCGGGCCACACCATCATCTGA
- a CDS encoding GFA family protein produces the protein MQGSCLCGAVRYTVSGEIGQPANCHCNQCRKQSGHTWASSYAPEDTITIEGAVRWFAASDTAKRGFCPICGSFLFWKDHSEDWMSFSMGSIDGPSGLHLRAHIFTADKGDYYDIADNVPQRET, from the coding sequence ATGCAGGGAAGCTGTTTATGCGGTGCCGTCCGCTACACGGTTTCGGGCGAGATCGGACAACCGGCCAACTGCCACTGCAACCAATGCCGCAAGCAATCGGGGCACACATGGGCGTCTTCCTATGCCCCCGAAGACACCATCACGATCGAGGGCGCGGTCCGCTGGTTTGCCGCCAGCGACACAGCCAAGCGCGGTTTCTGCCCGATCTGCGGGTCCTTCCTGTTCTGGAAGGATCATTCCGAGGACTGGATGAGCTTCTCCATGGGGTCGATTGACGGCCCTTCGGGACTGCACTTGCGCGCCCACATATTCACCGCCGACAAGGGCGATTATTACGACATCGCGGACAACGTTCCGCAAAGGGAGACCTGA
- a CDS encoding GAF domain-containing protein, which produces MTKGRPVPDYATLAKTIQSLTEGEDDTVALMATVTCEVHHSDDRFDWTGFYRVTGPEMLKIGPYQGGHGCLQIPFARGVCGAAARTGQVQLVADVDAFPGHIACASSTRSELVLPVKNAAGDLIAVFDIDSDQPDAFSQGDADALSAILRDVFMRP; this is translated from the coding sequence ATGACAAAGGGACGACCGGTGCCGGACTACGCCACGCTTGCCAAAACGATCCAAAGCCTGACCGAAGGCGAAGATGACACCGTCGCCCTGATGGCGACCGTCACCTGCGAGGTGCACCATAGCGATGACCGCTTTGACTGGACCGGCTTTTACCGGGTGACCGGGCCCGAGATGCTCAAGATCGGGCCCTATCAGGGTGGGCATGGGTGCTTGCAGATTCCCTTCGCTCGTGGCGTCTGTGGCGCGGCGGCGCGCACGGGTCAGGTCCAGCTTGTGGCGGATGTCGATGCCTTTCCCGGCCACATCGCCTGTGCAAGTTCCACCCGGTCCGAACTGGTGCTGCCCGTCAAGAACGCAGCGGGCGATCTGATCGCAGTGTTCGACATCGACAGCGATCAGCCGGATGCCTTTTCTCAGGGCGACGCAGATGCGTTGAGCGCGATTCTCAGGGACGTTTTCATGCGCCCGTGA
- a CDS encoding LysE family translocator, which produces MSVEGWIIFALFWVVFVTTPGPNAVNCITNGMTLGFRRSVPGILAILTQATLFLILSAAGVTALIAASPTLFFAAKLTGAGFLIYLGVRGWLMARTPPRVSAQTGQSIYLRALAIATINPKSVAGYLAAFSQFVQPDVPVWDQMWLIMPTALTITALSYSGYTALGAGIGRAALGAVFNVWVRRTMSVCFVIYGVLLGATSTPGRA; this is translated from the coding sequence ATGTCGGTCGAGGGGTGGATCATATTCGCTCTGTTCTGGGTGGTGTTTGTCACCACCCCCGGCCCCAACGCCGTCAACTGCATCACCAACGGCATGACGCTGGGCTTTCGCCGGTCCGTGCCGGGTATTCTGGCCATTCTGACCCAAGCCACGCTGTTCCTGATCCTGTCGGCGGCGGGGGTTACCGCACTGATCGCGGCATCGCCCACCTTGTTCTTTGCCGCCAAGCTGACCGGCGCGGGGTTTCTGATTTACCTTGGTGTGCGGGGTTGGCTGATGGCGCGCACACCGCCGCGTGTGTCTGCGCAGACAGGGCAATCCATCTACCTGCGCGCCTTGGCCATCGCGACGATCAATCCCAAAAGCGTAGCAGGATACCTGGCCGCTTTTTCGCAATTCGTGCAGCCTGATGTGCCGGTTTGGGATCAAATGTGGCTGATCATGCCAACGGCCCTGACGATCACCGCGCTCAGCTACTCCGGCTACACCGCTTTGGGGGCCGGGATTGGGCGTGCGGCCCTCGGCGCCGTGTTCAACGTTTGGGTCCGGCGGACCATGTCGGTTTGCTTTGTGATCTACGGTGTGCTTCTGGGCGCGACGTCGACACCGGGGAGGGCCTGA
- a CDS encoding STAS domain-containing protein, translating to MDLRSRSEDSLQVVSVHDSRIDAAVAIEFKEAMRSATDNENDTVVLDLSEVQFIDSSGLGAIVAAMKQMGQSRKLALAGLTPTVEKVFRLTRMDSVFPVFSTLDGALTELKH from the coding sequence ATGGATCTTCGCAGCCGATCAGAGGACAGCCTGCAAGTGGTGTCAGTACATGACAGCCGCATCGACGCAGCCGTCGCCATTGAGTTCAAAGAGGCGATGCGCAGCGCCACGGACAACGAGAATGATACTGTCGTGCTCGATCTGAGCGAAGTGCAGTTCATCGACTCCAGTGGCCTTGGGGCCATCGTCGCCGCCATGAAACAAATGGGGCAATCGCGCAAGCTGGCGCTGGCCGGGCTGACGCCGACGGTGGAAAAGGTGTTCCGCCTGACCCGCATGGACAGCGTGTTTCCGGTGTTCTCGACGCTCGACGGCGCGCTCACCGAGTTGAAGCACTGA
- a CDS encoding GcvT family protein, whose translation MSDFPTTARVVIIGGGAVGTSALYHLAKAGWKDCVLLEKNELTAGSTWHAAGNCPNFSSSWAVMNMQRYGLEMYRTLADDVDYPMNYHVTGALRLAHSKERMQEFERVAGMGRYQGLEMQMCTPDELKEFNPFMETHDLAGGLWDPLDGDIDPAQLTQAMAKGARDAGGRIERFCPVIGIDRDGDEWIVKTEKGDIRAEYVANCAGYYAQRVGEMFKPFGGRTVPMVVMSHQYFLTDEIPELAEWTKEKGHKMPMIRDVDISYYLRQDKNGLNLGPYERNCKAHWVTPDDPMPDDFSFQLYPDDLERLEFYIEDAMERVPALGTAGVGRNINGPIPYAPDGLPMIGPMPGVKNAFEAHSFTFGIAQGGGAGKVLSEWIMHGETEWDMWAVDPRRYTDYADHNYCLSKALETYGHEYAMHFPHHEWPAGRDKKLSPNHDRLLADGAQMGAYNGWERANWFAKDGDDTSEEATQTWDREGPWEQRIKEEVEEVRDGVGVIDMCGFSRYSLAGQGAAEFLRTQITGALPKAARMNLSYFADSRGRILTEVSVIRHAEDDFTIMTAAVAQWHDFELLVSRAPEGIEIKDLSKDVTTMLVTGPKSRDLFAGISDADLTLGWLTHQSATLAGVPVTMARVSFVGELGWEVHAPTDQAAKVYEAIRDAGATPFGMYALNSMRVEKGYRTWKGDLSTDYTMFEGGLDRFVKLDKPQDFPGKAALQNEKQQGSKKRFVTMLVDAGDQDAPYMSTIWSGDDVVGETTSGAWGHRINASVALGVVRTDLSSPGTTLEVEMFGKRYPATVQPDQPLWDPENERLRA comes from the coding sequence ATGAGCGATTTTCCAACAACGGCCCGCGTGGTCATCATCGGCGGCGGAGCGGTCGGCACCTCGGCCCTGTACCATCTGGCCAAGGCGGGGTGGAAAGACTGCGTGCTCTTGGAAAAGAACGAGCTGACGGCAGGCTCGACCTGGCATGCGGCGGGCAACTGCCCGAACTTCTCGTCCTCCTGGGCCGTGATGAACATGCAGCGCTACGGGCTCGAGATGTACCGGACGCTGGCCGACGACGTTGACTACCCGATGAACTACCACGTGACGGGTGCCTTGCGCCTTGCGCATTCGAAGGAGCGGATGCAGGAGTTTGAACGCGTCGCCGGCATGGGTCGGTATCAGGGCCTTGAGATGCAGATGTGCACGCCGGATGAGTTGAAGGAATTCAACCCCTTCATGGAGACCCACGATCTGGCGGGCGGCCTGTGGGATCCGCTGGATGGCGACATCGACCCGGCACAGCTGACCCAGGCCATGGCGAAGGGCGCGCGGGACGCTGGGGGCCGGATCGAACGGTTTTGCCCGGTCATTGGCATTGACCGCGATGGCGACGAGTGGATCGTGAAGACGGAAAAGGGTGACATCCGCGCCGAATACGTCGCCAACTGTGCTGGCTACTATGCGCAGCGCGTGGGCGAGATGTTCAAGCCCTTCGGTGGCCGTACGGTGCCCATGGTGGTCATGTCGCACCAATACTTCCTGACCGATGAGATCCCTGAACTGGCGGAGTGGACCAAGGAGAAGGGCCACAAGATGCCCATGATCCGCGACGTGGACATCAGCTATTACCTGCGGCAGGACAAGAATGGTCTGAACCTTGGGCCGTACGAGCGGAATTGCAAGGCACACTGGGTGACGCCCGATGATCCGATGCCCGACGATTTCAGCTTCCAGCTTTATCCCGACGATCTGGAGCGGCTTGAGTTCTATATCGAAGACGCGATGGAGCGTGTCCCGGCCCTCGGGACCGCAGGTGTGGGCCGCAACATCAACGGTCCCATCCCATACGCCCCCGATGGGTTGCCGATGATCGGGCCCATGCCCGGCGTCAAGAACGCGTTCGAGGCGCATTCCTTTACCTTCGGCATTGCCCAGGGCGGTGGCGCGGGCAAGGTGCTGTCCGAATGGATCATGCATGGCGAGACCGAGTGGGACATGTGGGCCGTCGATCCACGCCGCTACACCGACTATGCCGATCACAACTATTGCCTGTCGAAAGCGCTGGAAACATACGGCCACGAATACGCGATGCACTTCCCGCACCACGAATGGCCCGCCGGACGCGACAAGAAGCTATCGCCCAACCACGACCGCTTGCTGGCCGACGGCGCGCAGATGGGCGCTTACAACGGCTGGGAGCGGGCGAACTGGTTTGCCAAGGATGGTGATGACACCTCAGAGGAAGCCACGCAGACCTGGGACCGTGAAGGTCCATGGGAACAGCGGATCAAGGAAGAGGTCGAAGAGGTGCGCGATGGCGTCGGCGTCATAGATATGTGTGGCTTCTCGCGCTATTCGCTCGCGGGCCAAGGTGCCGCCGAATTCCTGCGCACCCAGATCACCGGCGCGCTGCCCAAGGCGGCCCGGATGAACCTGTCTTACTTCGCCGACAGCCGGGGCCGTATCCTGACCGAAGTGTCGGTGATCCGACACGCAGAGGACGACTTCACCATCATGACCGCCGCCGTGGCGCAATGGCACGACTTTGAGTTGCTGGTGTCTCGCGCGCCCGAAGGCATTGAGATCAAGGACCTGTCCAAGGACGTCACGACCATGCTGGTAACCGGGCCAAAATCGCGCGACCTGTTCGCGGGTATCTCGGATGCCGATCTGACGCTTGGCTGGCTGACTCACCAATCGGCGACTTTGGCAGGTGTGCCGGTGACCATGGCGCGCGTGTCCTTTGTGGGCGAACTGGGGTGGGAGGTGCACGCACCGACCGATCAGGCGGCCAAGGTCTATGAGGCGATCCGCGATGCAGGCGCGACCCCGTTCGGCATGTACGCGTTGAACTCCATGCGGGTCGAAAAAGGCTACCGCACATGGAAGGGTGATCTGTCGACCGACTACACCATGTTCGAAGGCGGGCTGGACCGTTTCGTCAAGCTGGACAAGCCGCAGGACTTCCCCGGCAAGGCCGCGTTGCAGAACGAAAAGCAGCAGGGATCGAAGAAGCGGTTTGTCACCATGCTGGTGGACGCGGGCGATCAGGACGCGCCTTACATGTCCACGATCTGGAGCGGTGATGATGTCGTGGGCGAGACGACCTCGGGCGCGTGGGGACATCGTATCAATGCCTCTGTCGCGTTGGGTGTTGTGCGGACGGATCTGTCTTCGCCAGGCACGACGCTTGAGGTCGAGATGTTTGGCAAGCGCTATCCGGCCACTGTGCAACCTGATCAGCCCCTGTGGGACCCGGAGAACGAACGGCTGCGCGCGTAG